Proteins from a single region of Thermodesulfovibrionales bacterium:
- the chrA gene encoding chromate efflux transporter: MSFLKLGLTAFGGPAMIAYIKEMSVSHHGWLDEKEFHDGVTLCQSIPGASAMQTAAYVGLKARGVAGALVSFVGFGLPAFLFMLVLSWLYASYNEVPRLVSLFNGLHVVVVAIVAHATYSFGKSTFKNYEESLLSLPAAVFLWVGVSPFIVILGAALIGIVLLRGNGIVVASTAEKGRGKHSVRHFSALLMILLFGLLVVYVLDKELLNLAILMMKIDLFAFGGGFASIPLMLQEIVNVRGWMDSKTLMDGIALGQVTPGPIVITSTFVGYMLYGLPGAIIATIAIFTPSFLMVIAVTPVFDRLKASTYFTGATKGILASFVGLLFFVTVKFSLAVPWDLVRMVLVCTAFGALLRKVDILYVVLIIAVISVFVF; the protein is encoded by the coding sequence TTGTCTTTCCTAAAACTCGGCCTGACGGCCTTCGGTGGGCCGGCCATGATCGCGTATATAAAGGAAATGTCAGTGTCCCACCATGGATGGCTTGATGAGAAAGAATTTCACGATGGAGTCACCCTCTGTCAATCCATACCGGGCGCCTCGGCCATGCAGACTGCTGCATATGTGGGGCTTAAGGCAAGGGGTGTCGCAGGCGCATTGGTATCATTTGTCGGCTTCGGGCTGCCCGCATTTCTTTTCATGCTCGTTCTTTCGTGGCTATATGCCAGCTATAATGAAGTTCCCAGACTTGTTTCACTGTTTAACGGCCTACATGTTGTCGTAGTTGCCATTGTTGCACATGCGACCTATTCCTTTGGCAAGAGCACTTTCAAGAATTACGAAGAGAGCCTTCTCTCCCTGCCAGCCGCAGTCTTCTTATGGGTCGGAGTAAGCCCTTTTATAGTGATCCTGGGCGCTGCTCTTATCGGAATAGTACTTCTAAGAGGCAACGGAATCGTTGTCGCATCAACTGCCGAAAAGGGAAGAGGCAAGCACAGTGTCAGGCATTTCTCGGCACTTCTCATGATCTTGCTTTTCGGGCTTCTTGTGGTCTATGTCTTAGATAAAGAACTTCTGAATCTCGCCATATTGATGATGAAGATTGATTTATTTGCCTTCGGAGGCGGCTTTGCCTCCATCCCGTTAATGCTCCAAGAGATAGTCAACGTCAGAGGTTGGATGGACAGCAAGACACTTATGGATGGTATAGCCCTCGGACAGGTTACGCCCGGCCCTATTGTTATTACCTCAACCTTCGTAGGATACATGCTCTATGGATTGCCGGGCGCTATAATAGCAACTATAGCGATATTCACACCTTCTTTCCTGATGGTGATAGCGGTAACTCCAGTCTTCGACAGATTGAAGGCATCCACATATTTCACCGGTGCAACAAAGGGAATCCTCGCATCCTTCGTAGGACTTCTTTTCTTTGTGACGGTCAAATTTTCGCTGGCTGTGCCGTGGGATCTTGTCCGGATGGTATTAGTATGTACAGCTTTTGGCGCATTGTTGAGAAAGGTGGATATCCTTTATGTTGTGCTTATAATTGCGGTCATTTCGGTCTTCGTATTCTGA
- a CDS encoding DsrE family protein: protein MKFIANLFFALALIVGSITTPAFAGDTDPLFVNLTTDDSHSANMAITFAKSQFERGHPLTIWLNDKGVFIGSKAKAAKFADHQKMLAELLNKGAVVISCPMCMKHYGVKEADLLPGIKVGNPELTGGALFKDNTKTLTW from the coding sequence ATGAAGTTCATTGCGAATTTGTTTTTTGCTCTTGCCCTGATCGTTGGCAGTATCACCACTCCGGCCTTTGCGGGGGACACTGACCCCCTCTTCGTAAATCTGACCACAGATGATTCACATAGTGCGAATATGGCAATTACCTTCGCAAAGAGCCAGTTCGAGCGCGGTCATCCACTTACGATCTGGCTCAACGACAAAGGGGTATTCATTGGTTCCAAGGCAAAGGCTGCTAAGTTCGCCGATCATCAGAAAATGCTCGCCGAGTTGCTCAACAAAGGCGCCGTTGTTATCAGCTGTCCAATGTGCATGAAGCACTATGGGGTCAAAGAGGCCGACCTCTTGCCCGGCATCAAGGTGGGCAACCCTGAATTGACCGGCGGTGCCTTGTTCAAGGACAACACCAAGACCTTGACTTGGTAA
- a CDS encoding putative sulfate/molybdate transporter codes for MEAADISETKEVASEAQGTLGAVEVKAKNLYNRMEWAGAFGDVGTLIPFVVAYITIVKMPPLGLLFMFGITLMASGLYYRTPLPIQPMKAIGAAAIAGGISPAALYGSGLTTGLFWLFAGITGILRPIAKLATKPVVRGIMLGLGLTFMVDGVNRMRTSPVLAVIALVVTYLLLTNPKIPAMFMLLIIGVVSAVIMNPQIMSELAKIHIGFNLPVLSLPMISWNDLVTGTLLFTIPQIPLTLGNAVIAITAENNELFPDRPVTEKKIAISQGIMNLVSPLFGGIPMCHGAGGMAGHVRFGAKTGGALVILGGILILIALFFSDSVSIIFKIFPNAILGVILFFAGSELAIVVRDIGNKKSEFYVMLIVAAVAMWNMGVAFLVGVILDNALRREWLKI; via the coding sequence ATGGAGGCTGCTGACATCTCAGAAACAAAGGAGGTTGCATCTGAGGCTCAGGGTACGTTGGGAGCTGTCGAAGTGAAGGCAAAGAATCTTTACAACCGGATGGAATGGGCGGGGGCGTTCGGGGATGTTGGAACGCTGATCCCTTTTGTCGTTGCCTATATCACCATTGTGAAGATGCCCCCCCTAGGGCTTCTCTTTATGTTCGGCATTACTCTCATGGCATCCGGGCTTTATTACAGGACGCCTCTTCCAATCCAACCCATGAAGGCTATCGGCGCTGCGGCTATCGCCGGTGGCATAAGTCCGGCAGCCCTTTATGGATCAGGTCTTACCACAGGGCTTTTCTGGCTTTTTGCCGGTATTACGGGGATCCTCAGACCGATAGCTAAACTTGCAACCAAACCTGTTGTCCGCGGTATTATGCTTGGACTTGGGCTCACCTTCATGGTCGATGGGGTCAACAGGATGAGGACATCACCGGTTCTCGCAGTTATAGCACTGGTCGTTACATACCTTCTTCTCACAAATCCCAAGATACCAGCAATGTTTATGCTCCTTATCATCGGGGTCGTGTCCGCCGTTATCATGAACCCTCAGATAATGTCAGAATTGGCCAAGATTCATATCGGCTTCAATCTGCCGGTTTTGAGTCTTCCGATGATTTCATGGAACGATCTCGTCACCGGAACATTGCTCTTTACAATCCCCCAAATCCCATTAACCCTGGGCAACGCAGTGATTGCCATCACCGCCGAGAACAACGAACTCTTCCCTGACAGGCCGGTGACGGAGAAGAAGATTGCCATTTCGCAAGGCATCATGAACCTGGTTTCGCCCCTCTTCGGCGGCATTCCGATGTGCCATGGAGCGGGTGGCATGGCAGGGCATGTCCGTTTCGGCGCAAAGACCGGAGGCGCATTGGTTATCCTGGGAGGCATCCTTATACTTATTGCCCTGTTCTTCAGCGATTCTGTCTCCATTATCTTCAAGATATTCCCCAATGCCATACTGGGAGTAATCCTGTTCTTCGCGGGTTCGGAACTGGCGATAGTGGTAAGGGATATCGGAAACAAGAAGTCTGAGTTTTATGTGATGCTCATCGTGGCCGCTGTTGCAATGTGGAATATGGGTGTGGCTTTTCTTGTAGGAGTCATCCTGGACAATGCACTCAGAAGAGAGTGGCTCAAAATATGA